In Scyliorhinus torazame isolate Kashiwa2021f chromosome 9, sScyTor2.1, whole genome shotgun sequence, a single window of DNA contains:
- the stard4 gene encoding stAR-related lipid transfer protein 4 isoform X7, giving the protein MTSMDIIGEFEQQGCCLMHYTTAGQLWNVIAPREFIDFSFTTDYQNGLLSCGVSVEYGIEQPNFVRGFNHPCGWFCIPLKNDPDHSLLTGFIQTDLRGMLPQTVVGTAMANTLINFYNELRNALKT; this is encoded by the exons CAGGGCTGTTGTTTGATGCATTACACCACAGCAGGACAGTTGTGGAATGTCATTGCCCCAAGAGAGTTCATCGACTTCTCCTTTACCACAGATTACCAGAATGGGCTACTCTCTTGCG GAGTCAGTGTTGAATATGGGATAGAACAACCTAATTTTGTTCGTGGATTTAATCACCCATGTGGATGGTTTTGCATTCCTTTGAAGAATGACCCGGATCACAGCCTCTTAACTGGCTTTATTCAGACTGATTTACGAGGAATGCTACCACAGACTGTAGTGGGCACTGCAATGGCAAATACATTAATTAACTTCTACAACGAACTCCGGAATGCTTTGAAGACATAA